Proteins found in one Miscanthus floridulus cultivar M001 chromosome 4, ASM1932011v1, whole genome shotgun sequence genomic segment:
- the LOC136548554 gene encoding uncharacterized protein, whose translation MDAYCAKIRKLEGKFYGIEYHHVVRDQNQFADHLSKLGSSHVVIPPRVFIQDVLVPSIKEDKEVEEVPPAEQLVLAVPSPVADWREQFIKYLTNADVPIDKTEIECLVHQSKLYVLVDGNLMRKSAKEGILQKCIT comes from the coding sequence atggatgcatattgcgccaaaattaggaagctcgaaggaaaattctacggcatcgagtatcaccatgtggtacgcgaccaaaatcaGTTCGCCGATCACTTATCCAAGCTGGGCTCTTCTCACGTCGTGATCCCACcgagggtcttcattcaagatgtCCTAGTGCCATcaatcaaagaagataaggaagttgaagaggttccccctgccgagcagttggtacttgcggtaccttcgccggtcgccgattggagggagcaattcatcaagtacctcaccaacgcCGATGTACCCATTGACAAGACTGAAATTGAATGCCTAGTTCATCAAAGCAAGCTttatgtgctggtggatggcaacttgatgaggaaaagtgccaaggaagggatattgcagaaatgcatcacctaa